A genome region from Mercenaria mercenaria strain notata chromosome 11, MADL_Memer_1, whole genome shotgun sequence includes the following:
- the LOC123532498 gene encoding uncharacterized protein LOC123532498, protein MIEIHDDGGSGPVFDDCACGIDAAQSSTTTLVTKPSVPDWCFSPSGDNCDWYRECLEKRYPCKAQGNSYALDFAEKFCKLYDDHYSSFDSVGQRWINAVRKCLQVQLVPILRPFVHKTCDEIKQMAFDSHPDCYIYPDNHAPSMCQIGLVNTFKAFWTVKSALVQETGDTLKQMFCVGIGCNYITVSTFKALFSTKKSYIKLIMIGVKTGWKMIANRLVYDISEKLASQMKWPKKGIMHFAYTILGCSHSNRSKRSVDAGTSEFVHILLASRSEYDLNSKNAPPANVTEAAMELADRILNGDIDLGNGTEITELNICLNFNCTEKARSVTPPPTTTVVTTEMQTKVKLTESTTDESKEHTTRDFNDISTVEVNNNPSSFKVASTGASIKTEYFPSTYDTSTEMIKNAYNTTVSSMHATISNDNVSTSIEKNNKVTATSSKGHLNTWSIVGIVFGCIVVVICLIVLVTCLVKKRTTGSVV, encoded by the exons GTCCCGTTTTCGACGACTGTGCTTGTGGAATAGATGCGGCACAAAGTAGCACTACTACACTTGTAACAAAACCGTCCGTTCCAGACTGGTGTTTCAGTCCATCAGGAGACAACTGTGACTGGTACAGAGAGTGCCTTGAG aagcgGTATCCTTGCAAAGCACAGGGTAACTCCTACGCACTGGATTTTGCTGAAAAGTTTTGCAAGTTGTATGATGATCACTATTCCTCATTTGATAGCGTCGGTCAACGGTGGATTAATGCTGTACGAAAGTGTTTGCAAGTTCAACTTGTGCCCATCCTGAGACCATTCGTACACAAGACTTGCGATGAAATCAAACAAATGGCGTTTGATTCTCATCCAGATTGTTATATTTATCCGGATAATCATGCACCGTCAATGTGTCAAATTGGACTGGTTAATACATTTAAGGCATTTTGGACAGTAAAGAGTGCATTGGTTCAGGAAACAGGCGACACTCTTAAACAGATGTTTTGTGTAGGAATTGGATGTAATTATATTACAGTATCGACGTTTAAAGCtttattttctacgaaaaaatcatatattaaaCTGATAATGATCGGGGTAAAGACTGGATGGAAGATGATAGCAAACAGGCTGGTATATGATATTTCCGAAAAGTTAGCGTCTCAAATGAAATGGCCTAAAAAAGGAATTATGCATTTTGCTTATACAATCCTCGGTTGCAGTCACTCAAATCGAAGTAAGAGAAGCGTCGATGCTGGAACATCTGAGTTTGTACACATCTTGTTAGCCTCGCGTTCTGAATATGACCTCAACTCTAAAAACGCTCCACCAGCAAATGTAACTGAAGCGGCGATGGAGCTGGCAGATAGAATTCTAAATGGGGATATAGACCTTGGAAACGGAACAGAAATAACTGAACTTAATATCTGCTTGAATTTCAACTGCACAGAAAAAGCCCGTTCTGTGACACCTCCTCCTACTACGACTGTGGTTACCACGGAAATGCAAACGAAAGTTAAACTCACTGAGAGTACAACTGATGAAAGTAAAGAACACACGACGAGGGATTTCAACGATATCTCAACTGTAGAAGTTAACAATAACCCGTCATCATTTAAGGTAGCTAGTACAGGCGCTTCTATAAAAACAGAGTACTTCCCATCAACTTACGACACTAGCACTGAAATGATCAAAAATGCTTACAATACCACTGTAAGTTCGATGCACGCCACGATCTCTAATGACAATGTTTCTACAAGTATTGAAAAGAATAACAAAGTAACTGCCACAAGCTCCAAGGGTCATCTCAATACATGGTCTATAGTTGGTATCGTTTTCGGTTGCATAGTAGTTGTCATATGCCTTATTGTGCTCGTAACTTGCTTGGTTAAAAAGCGTACCACTGGAAGTGTGGTTTGA